From Etheostoma cragini isolate CJK2018 chromosome 10, CSU_Ecrag_1.0, whole genome shotgun sequence, the proteins below share one genomic window:
- the rufy1 gene encoding RUN and FYVE domain-containing protein 1 has translation MADEAGEVNTAVEDGEAKQQLYEPEVSEVAPDGSHGQELEEKPAPAAAESSWSAPILSLARKATETISSGVSYAAAPRNPSQGSAASSPMERESENHLNNTPKRLPVISPKDPMAIERSNLLSMMKLSIKVLIQSSLSLGRTLDSDYPPLQQFFVVLEHCLKHGLKAKKSFIGPNKSIWGPLELVEKLCPESVNIATSARDLPGIKTGLGRARAWLHLALMQKTVADYMKALLDRKDLLSEFYDSGALMMEEEGAVIGGLLVGLNVIDANLCIKGEDLDSQVGVIDFSLYLKDPANSETPKDDAKMTAILDQKHYIEELNRHLSGTVTDLQAKMDSIEKTNSKLVEELTAATDRINSLREEQEHLRNENETILQSSQKKEEAALQDSQVELETYRQTRQGLDEMYNVVWKQYKEEKHIRQELEHELELQVGLKQEMEVAMKLLEKDTHEKQDTLAALRLQLDQVKTLNLQMFHKAQDSEREAEKRQAEAAQLEKKMDEMEKAMIELEQRLQNSERERRQSDQSDKDLREELEGKVDALQKQLTDLDTLRLGLENELRTEREQRQSLQRALQREQDNSIELRTQLQQLQGLHTELQDLKHEKQRLQQTCEQQEQALQEMGLHLSQSKLKMEDFKEVNKALKGHAWLKDDEATQCKQCEKEFSIARRKHHCRNCGDIYCSTCSSNELALPSYPRPVRVCDVCHALLLQRSSSTGS, from the exons ATGGCCGACGAGGCAGGGGAGGTAAACACAGCTGTTGAGGATGGCGAAGCAAAACAACAGCTATATGAGCCCGAAGTTTCGGAAGTCGCGCCCGACGGCAGCCACGGGCAGGAGCTGGAAGAGAAGCCGGCTCCGGCGGCGGCAGAGAGCAGCTGGTCGGCTCCTATCCTGTCTCTGGCTCGGAAGGCCACGGAAACTATTAGCAGCGGGGTGAGCTACGCTGCTGCCCCGCGAAATCCCTCACAAGGGTCCGCTGCGAGCTCCCCGATGGAAAGGGAGTCCGAAAATCATCTCAACAACACTCCAAAAAGGCTTCCAG TTATCTCCCCCAAAGACCCCATGGCAATAGAAAGATCCAACCTCCTCAGCATGATGAAGCTGAGCATCAAAGTATTAATTCAGTCCTCTTTGAGTCTGGGCAGGACGCTGGACTCGGACtaccctcctctgcagcagtTCTTTGTCGTCCTGGAGCATTGCCTCAAACATGGGTTGAAAG ccaagaaatcctttattggtccaAATAAGTCCATATGGGGACCTTTGGAACTGGTTGAGAAGTTGTGTCCAGAGTCTGTTAACATTGCCACAAGTGCCAGAGACCTGCCCGGCATTAA GACTGGCTTGGGCAGAGCACGGGCATGGCTGCATTTAGCGCTCATGCAGAAGACTGTAGCTGACTATATGAAAGCTTTACTGGACCGCAAAGATCTCCTGAG TGAGTTTTATGACTCTGGAGCATTaatgatggaggaggagggggcggTGATTGGCGGACTGCTGGTGGGCCTCAACGTAATTGACGCTAACCTCTGCATTAAAGGGGAAGATCTTGATTCTCAG GTGGGAGTCATTGACTTTTCCCTTTATCTGAAAGACCCTGCCAACAGTGAGACTCCAAAAGA TGATGCCAAGATGACGGCCATATTGGATCAGAAGCACTACATTGAGGAGTTAAATCGTCACCTAAGTGGCACCGTGACTGACCTTCAGGCTAAGATGGACTCTATAGAGAAGACCAACAGCAAACTTGTAGAGGAG ctgACGGCAGCGACAGACAGAATCAACTCTCTGCGAGAAGAACAGGAACATCTAAGAAACGAGAATGAGACGATCTTGCAGTCTAGCCAGAAAAAGGAAGAG GCAGCCCTTCAGGACAGCCAGGTGGAGCTGGAGACGTACAGACAGACTCGACAGGGCCTGGATGAGATGTACAATGTGGTTTGGAAGCAGTATAAAGAGGAAAAGCACATTCGCCAG GAGCTGGAGCACGAGTTGGAGCTCCAGGTCGGCCTGAAGCAGGAGATGGAGGTGGCCATGAAGCTGCTGGAGAAGGACACACACGAGAAACAGGACACACTGGCAGCCCTGCGGCTCCAGCTCGACCAAGTCAAGACTCTTAACCTGCAAATGTTCCACAAAGCTCAG GACTCTGAACGAGAGGCAGAAAAAAGGCAGGCGGAGGCTGCGCAGCTTGAGAAGAAGATGGATGAAATGGAGAAAGCAATGATTGAGCTAGAGCAGAG ACTGCAGAACTCGGAGCGCGAGCGCAGACAAAGTGACCAGTCAGACAAAGACTTGAGGGAGGAGCTGGAAGGAAAGGTGGACGCTTTGCAGAAACAACTGACGGACCTGGATACACTAAG GCTGGGTTTGGAGAATGAGCTGCGCACTGAGAGGGAGCAGAGGCAAAGTCTTCAAAGAGCTCTCCAGAGGGAACAGGACAACAGCATCGAGCTCCGCACACAGCTGCAACAACTCCAGGGCCTGCACAcg GAGCTGCAGGATTTGAAGCATGAGAAGCAGCGGCTGCAGCAGACATGTGAGCAGCAGGAACAGGCTCTGCAGGAGATGGGACTGCATCTCAGCCA GTCTAAACTTAAGATGGAGGACTTCAAGGAGGTCAACAAAGCTCTAAAG GGCCACGCCTGGCTGAAGGACGATGAGGCCACTCAGTGCAAGCAATGTGAAAAAGAGTTCTCCATTGCACGCAGAaag caCCACTGTAGAAACTGTGGAGACATCTACTGCAGCACTTGTTCCAGTAACGAGCTGGCCTTACCGTCCTACCCTCGGCCGGTGAGGGTTTGCGACGTGTGCCACGCCCTCCTGCTGCAGAGAAGCTCCTCCACAGGTTCCTGA
- the LOC117951486 gene encoding heterogeneous nuclear ribonucleoprotein H-like isoform X2 produces MADEGYVVRIRGLPWSCSVDEVQRFFSDCKVISNGGGIHFTYTREGRPSGEAFVELETEEDLKIAVKKDRETMGHRYVEVFKSNNVEMDWVMKHTGPNCPETAGDGLVRLRGLPFGCSKEEIVQFFSGLEIVPNGITLPVDIQGRSTGEAFVQFASQDIAEKALKKHKERIGHRYIEIFKSSRAEVRTHYEPQRKPMGMQRPGPYDRPSGGRGYNMMGRGGSYERMRRGGYGGGVSDGRYSDGGSSFQSTTGHCVHMRGLPYRASETDIYNFFSPLNPVRVHIEIGPDGRVTGEADVEFATHEDAVAAMSKDKANMQHRYVELFLNSTAGGSNGAYSSQMMGGMGNQSSYSGGQLSSGYSGGYSSQGNMGGYSDYSNQGGMGSSYYGSGGGGGSRGSMNGLGGGWGM; encoded by the exons ATGGCTGATGAGGGATACGTAGTACGCATCAGGGGTCTCCCTTGGTCCTGCTCAGTGGATGAAGTACAGAGGTTTTTCtcag ATTGCAAAGTCATCAGCAATGGAGGTGGCATCCACTTCACCTACACAAGAGAGGGTCGTCCCAGCGGAGAGGCATTTGTCGAGttggagacagaggaagacCTTAAAATTGCAGTGAAGAAGGACAGAGAAACCATGGGTCACAGATATGTAGAGG TTTTTAAATCCAACAATGTGGAGATGGACTGGGTCATGAAGCACACAGGTCCAAACTGTCCAGAAACAGCAGGAGACGGGCTCGTCCGGCTCCGAGGCCTTCCTTTTGGCTGCAGCAAGGAGGAGATCGTTCAGTTTTTCTCAG GGTTGGAAATCGTGCCAAATGGGATAACATTGCCGGTGGACATCCAGGGGAGGAGTACGGGGGAGGCCTTCGTGCAGTTTGCTTCACAGGATATAGCTGAAAAGgctctaaagaaacacaaggaaagaATAGGGCACAG GTACATTGAGATCTTCAAGAGTAGTCGCGCTGAGGTGCGGACACATTATGAACCCCAGCGAAAGCCCATGGGCATGCAGAGACCCGGCCCCTATGACCGGCCCTCTGGTGGTCGCGGCTACAACATGATGGGCCGAGGGGGATCCTATGAAAGAATGCGTCGCGGAGGctatggaggag GTGTATCAGATGGACGGTATAGCGATGGCGGCTCTTCCTTCCAGAGCACAACGGGCCACTGTGTCCACATGAGGGGCCTGCCATACAGAGCCTCAGAGACGGACATCTACAAT TTCTTCTCGCCATTGAATCCAGTGCGGGTCCATATTGAGATCGGCCCAGATGGCAGGGTAACCGGGGAGGCAGATGTAGAGTTTGCAACACACGAGGATGCTGTGGCAGCCATGTCCAAAGACAAAGCTAACATGC AGCACCGGTATGTGGAGCTGTTCTTGAACTCAACAGCAGGTGGCAGTAACGGAGCGTATAGCAGCCAGATGATGGGTGGCATGG GTAACCAGTCGTCCTACAGCGGTGGTCAGCTGAGCTCAGGGTACTCTGGTGGATACAGCAGCCAGGGCAATATGGGCGGCTACAGTGACTACA GTAACCAGGGCGGGATGGGAAGCAGTTACTACGGCAGCGGCGGTGGAGGAGGAAGCAGAGGCTCTATGAATGGACTGGGTGGGGGATGGGGAATGTAg
- the LOC117951486 gene encoding heterogeneous nuclear ribonucleoprotein H-like isoform X1, with product MADEGYVVRIRGLPWSCSVDEVQRFFSDCKVISNGGGIHFTYTREGRPSGEAFVELETEEDLKIAVKKDRETMGHRYVEVFKSNNVEMDWVMKHTGPNCPETAGDGLVRLRGLPFGCSKEEIVQFFSGLEIVPNGITLPVDIQGRSTGEAFVQFASQDIAEKALKKHKERIGHRYIEIFKSSRAEVRTHYEPQRKPMGMQRPGPYDRPSGGRGYNMMGRGGSYERMRRGGYGGGGVSDGRYSDGGSSFQSTTGHCVHMRGLPYRASETDIYNFFSPLNPVRVHIEIGPDGRVTGEADVEFATHEDAVAAMSKDKANMQHRYVELFLNSTAGGSNGAYSSQMMGGMGNQSSYSGGQLSSGYSGGYSSQGNMGGYSDYSNQGGMGSSYYGSGGGGGSRGSMNGLGGGWGM from the exons ATGGCTGATGAGGGATACGTAGTACGCATCAGGGGTCTCCCTTGGTCCTGCTCAGTGGATGAAGTACAGAGGTTTTTCtcag ATTGCAAAGTCATCAGCAATGGAGGTGGCATCCACTTCACCTACACAAGAGAGGGTCGTCCCAGCGGAGAGGCATTTGTCGAGttggagacagaggaagacCTTAAAATTGCAGTGAAGAAGGACAGAGAAACCATGGGTCACAGATATGTAGAGG TTTTTAAATCCAACAATGTGGAGATGGACTGGGTCATGAAGCACACAGGTCCAAACTGTCCAGAAACAGCAGGAGACGGGCTCGTCCGGCTCCGAGGCCTTCCTTTTGGCTGCAGCAAGGAGGAGATCGTTCAGTTTTTCTCAG GGTTGGAAATCGTGCCAAATGGGATAACATTGCCGGTGGACATCCAGGGGAGGAGTACGGGGGAGGCCTTCGTGCAGTTTGCTTCACAGGATATAGCTGAAAAGgctctaaagaaacacaaggaaagaATAGGGCACAG GTACATTGAGATCTTCAAGAGTAGTCGCGCTGAGGTGCGGACACATTATGAACCCCAGCGAAAGCCCATGGGCATGCAGAGACCCGGCCCCTATGACCGGCCCTCTGGTGGTCGCGGCTACAACATGATGGGCCGAGGGGGATCCTATGAAAGAATGCGTCGCGGAGGctatggaggaggag GTGTATCAGATGGACGGTATAGCGATGGCGGCTCTTCCTTCCAGAGCACAACGGGCCACTGTGTCCACATGAGGGGCCTGCCATACAGAGCCTCAGAGACGGACATCTACAAT TTCTTCTCGCCATTGAATCCAGTGCGGGTCCATATTGAGATCGGCCCAGATGGCAGGGTAACCGGGGAGGCAGATGTAGAGTTTGCAACACACGAGGATGCTGTGGCAGCCATGTCCAAAGACAAAGCTAACATGC AGCACCGGTATGTGGAGCTGTTCTTGAACTCAACAGCAGGTGGCAGTAACGGAGCGTATAGCAGCCAGATGATGGGTGGCATGG GTAACCAGTCGTCCTACAGCGGTGGTCAGCTGAGCTCAGGGTACTCTGGTGGATACAGCAGCCAGGGCAATATGGGCGGCTACAGTGACTACA GTAACCAGGGCGGGATGGGAAGCAGTTACTACGGCAGCGGCGGTGGAGGAGGAAGCAGAGGCTCTATGAATGGACTGGGTGGGGGATGGGGAATGTAg
- the LOC117951486 gene encoding heterogeneous nuclear ribonucleoprotein H-like isoform X3: MADEGYVVRIRGLPWSCSVDEVQRFFSDCKVISNGGGIHFTYTREGRPSGEAFVELETEEDLKIAVKKDRETMGHRYVEVFKSNNVEMDWVMKHTGPNCPETAGDGLVRLRGLPFGCSKEEIVQFFSGLEIVPNGITLPVDIQGRSTGEAFVQFASQDIAEKALKKHKERIGHRYIEIFKSSRAEVRTHYEPQRKPMGMQRPGPYDRPSGGRGYNMMGRGGSYERMRRGGYGGGGVSDGRYSDGGSSFQSTTGHCVHMRGLPYRASETDIYNFFSPLNPVRVHIEIGPDGRVTGEADVEFATHEDAVAAMSKDKANMQHRYVELFLNSTAGGSNGAYSSQMMGGMGNQSSYSGGQLSSGYSGGYSSQGNMGGYSDYIR; the protein is encoded by the exons ATGGCTGATGAGGGATACGTAGTACGCATCAGGGGTCTCCCTTGGTCCTGCTCAGTGGATGAAGTACAGAGGTTTTTCtcag ATTGCAAAGTCATCAGCAATGGAGGTGGCATCCACTTCACCTACACAAGAGAGGGTCGTCCCAGCGGAGAGGCATTTGTCGAGttggagacagaggaagacCTTAAAATTGCAGTGAAGAAGGACAGAGAAACCATGGGTCACAGATATGTAGAGG TTTTTAAATCCAACAATGTGGAGATGGACTGGGTCATGAAGCACACAGGTCCAAACTGTCCAGAAACAGCAGGAGACGGGCTCGTCCGGCTCCGAGGCCTTCCTTTTGGCTGCAGCAAGGAGGAGATCGTTCAGTTTTTCTCAG GGTTGGAAATCGTGCCAAATGGGATAACATTGCCGGTGGACATCCAGGGGAGGAGTACGGGGGAGGCCTTCGTGCAGTTTGCTTCACAGGATATAGCTGAAAAGgctctaaagaaacacaaggaaagaATAGGGCACAG GTACATTGAGATCTTCAAGAGTAGTCGCGCTGAGGTGCGGACACATTATGAACCCCAGCGAAAGCCCATGGGCATGCAGAGACCCGGCCCCTATGACCGGCCCTCTGGTGGTCGCGGCTACAACATGATGGGCCGAGGGGGATCCTATGAAAGAATGCGTCGCGGAGGctatggaggaggag GTGTATCAGATGGACGGTATAGCGATGGCGGCTCTTCCTTCCAGAGCACAACGGGCCACTGTGTCCACATGAGGGGCCTGCCATACAGAGCCTCAGAGACGGACATCTACAAT TTCTTCTCGCCATTGAATCCAGTGCGGGTCCATATTGAGATCGGCCCAGATGGCAGGGTAACCGGGGAGGCAGATGTAGAGTTTGCAACACACGAGGATGCTGTGGCAGCCATGTCCAAAGACAAAGCTAACATGC AGCACCGGTATGTGGAGCTGTTCTTGAACTCAACAGCAGGTGGCAGTAACGGAGCGTATAGCAGCCAGATGATGGGTGGCATGG GTAACCAGTCGTCCTACAGCGGTGGTCAGCTGAGCTCAGGGTACTCTGGTGGATACAGCAGCCAGGGCAATATGGGCGGCTACAGTGACTACA TTAGGTAA